From Kineosporia succinea, the proteins below share one genomic window:
- a CDS encoding hydroxyacid-oxoacid transhydrogenase: MSTTEETIFTWGAPPLKFGAGALDEIGFELSQYDLSRVLIITDATINGAGIPQRIQDQLARHRIHSQVFDGVHVEPTDDSLNQATAYAREHGPWDGFVAVGGGSAIDTAKAVNLLTSDGGELGDYLNKPVGNAKAPSHRLKPLVAVPTTAGTGSESTAMCVLDVLSMKVKTGISHWRLRPTLAVIDPLLTLTLPPEVTAAAGMDIVCHALESYTARWYATFDRKQPEQRVTYCGANPVSDLWCEKALTLIAGSFRQAVHEGADVRARSDMMLAATFAGMGFGNSGVHIPHANAYPIAGMVKDFRPSGYPQDEPLVPHGMAVSLTAPEAFRFTFDSAPDRHLRAAQWLSASTPRADRPDQPDERLPAVLVDLMRDIGIPNGIGAVGYTEADIPALVPGTMKQQRLLSTCSRTPDEDDIAAIFARSIQNW; encoded by the coding sequence GTGAGCACCACCGAGGAGACCATCTTCACCTGGGGCGCGCCACCGCTGAAGTTCGGCGCCGGCGCCCTCGACGAGATCGGTTTCGAGCTGAGCCAGTACGACCTGAGCCGCGTGCTGATCATCACCGACGCCACGATCAACGGCGCCGGCATCCCGCAGCGCATCCAGGACCAGCTGGCCCGCCACCGCATCCACTCCCAGGTGTTCGACGGCGTGCACGTCGAGCCCACCGACGACAGCCTGAACCAGGCCACCGCGTACGCCCGCGAGCACGGCCCGTGGGACGGGTTCGTGGCCGTCGGCGGGGGCTCGGCCATCGACACGGCCAAGGCCGTCAACCTCCTGACCAGCGACGGCGGCGAGCTCGGCGACTACCTGAACAAGCCGGTCGGCAACGCGAAAGCGCCCTCGCACCGGCTGAAACCGCTCGTCGCGGTGCCCACCACGGCCGGCACCGGCTCCGAGAGCACCGCGATGTGTGTGCTCGACGTGCTCTCGATGAAGGTCAAGACCGGCATCAGTCACTGGCGGCTGCGGCCCACCCTGGCCGTGATCGACCCGCTGCTCACCCTGACGCTGCCGCCCGAGGTCACCGCGGCCGCCGGCATGGACATCGTCTGTCACGCCCTGGAGTCCTACACCGCCCGCTGGTACGCCACGTTCGACCGCAAGCAGCCCGAGCAGCGCGTCACCTACTGCGGCGCGAACCCGGTGTCGGACCTGTGGTGCGAGAAGGCGCTGACGCTCATCGCGGGCTCGTTCCGGCAGGCCGTTCACGAGGGCGCCGACGTGCGCGCCCGCAGCGACATGATGCTGGCCGCCACCTTCGCCGGGATGGGGTTCGGCAACTCCGGCGTGCACATCCCGCACGCCAACGCCTACCCGATCGCGGGGATGGTCAAGGACTTCCGGCCGTCCGGCTACCCGCAGGACGAACCGCTGGTGCCGCACGGCATGGCGGTGTCCCTGACCGCGCCGGAGGCGTTCCGGTTCACCTTCGACAGCGCTCCGGACCGGCATCTCCGGGCGGCGCAGTGGCTTTCGGCCTCGACGCCACGAGCAGACCGGCCGGATCAGCCGGACGAGCGGCTTCCCGCGGTTCTCGTCGACCTGATGCGTGACATCGGCATCCCCAACGGCATCGGCGCCGTCGGCTACACCGAGGCCGACATCCCCGCCCTGGTGCCGGGCACGATGAAGCAGCAGCGTCTGCTCAGCACCTGCTCGCGCACACCGGACGAGGACGACATCGCCGCGATCTTCGCCCGGTCGATCCAGAACTGGTGA
- a CDS encoding helix-turn-helix domain-containing protein, translating into MARSDLGDYLTSRRARVTPASVGLPADGLRRVPGLRREEVAALAGVSIDYYVRLEQGRERHPSGQVLSALAAALRLSEDARAHLFRLGGLSVVPGSSAGTDRVHPSLVQLMAAWPDNPALVYNRAYDVLASNTIADALFGGWARTRNLLEFMFADPDARSLYPDWAEVAANSVAGFQLTHGQAPDDPRVRAVLAALLPDPAFAVLWKRHDVRGKSLERKRFHHAQAGPLALTVQTFDVRSAPGQELVIYHADPGSADAQALRLLGTLSVSSFPVVPQG; encoded by the coding sequence ATGGCCCGTTCCGACCTCGGTGACTACCTGACCAGCCGCCGCGCCCGCGTCACCCCGGCTTCGGTCGGGCTGCCCGCCGACGGGTTGCGCCGGGTGCCCGGTCTGCGCCGTGAGGAGGTCGCGGCCCTGGCCGGGGTCAGCATCGACTACTACGTGCGGCTCGAGCAGGGGCGGGAGCGGCATCCGTCCGGCCAGGTGCTGTCGGCCCTGGCGGCGGCACTGCGGTTGAGTGAGGACGCGCGGGCGCATCTCTTCCGGCTGGGTGGCCTCTCGGTGGTTCCCGGGTCCTCGGCCGGGACCGACCGGGTGCACCCGAGCCTGGTGCAGCTCATGGCCGCCTGGCCCGACAACCCGGCGCTGGTCTACAACCGGGCCTACGACGTGCTGGCGTCGAACACCATCGCCGACGCGCTCTTCGGTGGCTGGGCGCGCACGCGCAACCTGCTCGAGTTCATGTTCGCCGACCCGGACGCCCGTTCGCTCTACCCGGACTGGGCGGAGGTGGCGGCGAACTCGGTCGCGGGCTTCCAGCTGACGCACGGTCAGGCCCCCGACGACCCGCGGGTGCGCGCGGTCCTGGCCGCGCTGCTGCCCGACCCGGCGTTCGCGGTGCTGTGGAAGCGGCACGACGTGCGCGGCAAGTCGCTGGAGCGCAAGCGGTTCCACCACGCCCAGGCCGGCCCGCTCGCCCTCACCGTGCAGACCTTCGACGTGCGCTCGGCCCCGGGGCAGGAGCTGGTGATCTACCACGCCGATCCCGGCTCGGCCGACGCCCAGGCCCTGCGTCTGCTGGGAACGTTGAGCGTCTCGTCGTTCCCGGTGGTGCCCCAGGGCTAG
- a CDS encoding LLM class flavin-dependent oxidoreductase: MRTLRRLGFLTIGLFDEADPRAGHESTLRIIELGEQLGFDSAWLRHRHLQFGISSPVAVLAAASQRTSRIELGTAVTPLGWENPLRLAEDWATVDLLSGGRLNPGLSVGPPMFFDTVKDALYPDTADAEDFSYERVERLLRFVRGEKASDFSGARAFEEFSDRVQPHSAGLGERLWYGGGSLRSAQWAGEHDMNFLTSSVVKFEDGPRDFAQIQLGHIQAFRAAHPLGEKARVSQGLVVIPTDSASPEQVAKYQAYVERRTPRTAEPQGPARMMFARDLIGTGEQIAEQLAADPAYAQIDEVAFALPFSFEHDDYVQILTDTAQKLGPALGWKAS; the protein is encoded by the coding sequence ATGCGGACGTTGCGAAGGCTTGGATTCCTCACCATCGGGCTGTTCGACGAGGCCGACCCCCGGGCCGGGCACGAGTCGACGCTGCGGATCATCGAGCTCGGCGAGCAACTCGGCTTCGACAGCGCCTGGCTGCGGCACCGGCACCTGCAGTTCGGCATCTCCTCCCCCGTCGCCGTGCTGGCCGCCGCCTCGCAGCGCACGAGCCGCATCGAGCTGGGCACCGCCGTCACGCCGCTGGGCTGGGAGAACCCGCTGCGCCTGGCCGAGGACTGGGCCACCGTCGACCTGCTCTCGGGCGGGCGCCTGAACCCGGGCCTGAGCGTGGGCCCGCCGATGTTCTTCGACACCGTGAAGGACGCCCTCTACCCCGACACCGCCGACGCCGAGGACTTCTCCTACGAGCGCGTCGAGCGCCTGCTGAGGTTCGTGCGCGGCGAGAAGGCCTCGGACTTCAGCGGCGCCCGGGCCTTCGAGGAGTTCTCCGACCGGGTGCAGCCGCACTCGGCCGGGCTGGGCGAGCGCCTCTGGTACGGCGGCGGCAGCCTGCGCTCGGCGCAGTGGGCCGGGGAGCACGACATGAACTTCCTGACCAGCAGCGTGGTGAAGTTCGAGGACGGCCCCCGGGACTTCGCACAGATCCAGCTCGGCCACATCCAGGCCTTCCGCGCCGCCCATCCGCTGGGCGAGAAGGCCCGGGTGTCACAGGGTCTCGTGGTGATCCCGACCGACTCGGCCTCGCCCGAGCAGGTCGCCAAGTACCAGGCGTACGTGGAGCGGCGCACACCGCGCACGGCCGAGCCGCAGGGCCCGGCCCGGATGATGTTCGCCCGCGACCTGATCGGCACCGGTGAGCAGATCGCCGAGCAGCTGGCGGCGGACCCGGCCTACGCCCAGATCGACGAGGTCGCGTTCGCACTGCCGTTCAGCTTCGAGCACGACGACTACGTGCAGATCCTGACCGACACCGCGCAGAAGCTGGGACCGGCGCTGGGGTGGAAGGCGTCCTGA
- a CDS encoding methyl-accepting chemotaxis protein, giving the protein MSKFVLSSAKTRLVGGVVVLLVLCLSALSVTTALRVQKTAREQAETYAEELAERAADTAATQITTALGTARDLSQTLQSIRASGNPRAVADDAEKRLLEAHEELSAVWSVWEPDAFDGRDAQYVNSKHSDETGRFLTYWNRGENGVGARASGGYSEAGAGDWYLVPLQTAKEKVLEPYAYDVGGRQVMLTSIAVPVVVDGKSLGVVGVDIALSAQQELVGSVKPYGTGSATLVTTGGAVVASGAGYELGKPASEVSQSLADAVSSGTAAGSRVSEWVDGDLSIAVPISLTESDTWNLVVTVPESSILADAHSARNTVVILALLTVLIAAIGTWLIVRSVLRPFLRARDTMREIAEGDGDLTVRLDEARKDEAGELGAAFNQFVSKVAGSVGAMSEAAQSLRASAGDLTGTAEQLTTQARDNSERAQDAVRATSDVQTEVSALAAAGEEMTASIAEIARNAGRAAEIAAEAVQVTQATTTQVRDLESTAGEVGVAVKLITDIAAQTNLLALNATIEAARAGEAGKGFAVVANEVKDLALQTARATEEIFARVEAIKSSTAAATDSIANIQTVVEQIDEISASIAGAVEEQSATTQEMARLTASASHASANIHGSIASVAQVTGQTTANAQQARGAANDLGTIAGRLQELVGNFRV; this is encoded by the coding sequence GTGTCCAAGTTTGTCCTGTCCAGTGCCAAGACGAGGCTCGTCGGCGGTGTCGTCGTGCTGCTCGTGCTGTGCCTGTCCGCGTTGAGCGTCACCACGGCGTTGCGCGTGCAGAAGACGGCCCGGGAGCAGGCGGAGACCTACGCCGAGGAGCTCGCCGAGCGGGCCGCCGACACCGCCGCCACGCAGATCACCACCGCGCTCGGTACCGCACGGGACCTGTCGCAGACGCTCCAGTCGATCCGTGCCTCGGGCAACCCCCGCGCGGTGGCCGACGACGCCGAGAAGCGCCTGCTCGAGGCGCACGAGGAGCTCTCCGCGGTGTGGTCGGTCTGGGAGCCGGACGCGTTCGACGGCCGCGACGCCCAGTACGTCAACAGCAAGCACAGCGACGAGACCGGCCGGTTCCTGACCTACTGGAACCGCGGTGAGAACGGCGTCGGCGCGCGGGCTTCCGGCGGCTACTCGGAGGCGGGCGCGGGCGACTGGTACCTGGTGCCGCTGCAGACGGCCAAGGAGAAGGTGCTCGAGCCGTACGCGTACGACGTGGGTGGCCGGCAGGTCATGCTGACGTCGATCGCGGTGCCCGTGGTGGTCGACGGAAAGTCGCTCGGCGTGGTCGGTGTCGACATCGCGCTCTCCGCGCAGCAGGAGCTCGTCGGCTCGGTCAAGCCGTACGGCACCGGTTCCGCCACGCTCGTCACCACCGGCGGTGCGGTCGTCGCCAGCGGTGCGGGTTACGAACTGGGCAAGCCGGCTTCCGAGGTGAGCCAGTCCCTGGCCGACGCGGTCTCCTCGGGTACCGCTGCGGGCAGCCGGGTCTCGGAGTGGGTCGACGGCGACCTCAGCATCGCCGTCCCGATCTCCCTGACCGAGAGCGACACCTGGAACCTCGTGGTCACCGTGCCCGAGTCGTCCATCCTCGCCGACGCCCACAGCGCCCGGAACACCGTGGTGATCCTCGCGCTGCTGACCGTGCTGATCGCCGCGATCGGCACCTGGCTGATCGTGCGCTCGGTGCTGCGGCCCTTCCTGCGGGCCCGCGACACCATGCGTGAGATCGCCGAGGGCGACGGGGATCTCACCGTCCGTCTCGACGAGGCGCGCAAGGACGAGGCCGGTGAGCTCGGCGCCGCGTTCAACCAGTTCGTCTCCAAGGTGGCCGGTTCCGTCGGTGCGATGAGCGAGGCGGCGCAGAGCCTGCGGGCCTCGGCCGGTGACCTGACCGGCACCGCCGAGCAGCTCACCACCCAGGCCCGCGACAACTCCGAGCGGGCGCAGGACGCGGTGCGGGCCACCTCCGACGTGCAGACCGAGGTCAGCGCGCTGGCCGCGGCCGGTGAGGAGATGACCGCCTCGATCGCCGAGATCGCCCGTAACGCCGGGCGGGCCGCGGAGATCGCCGCCGAGGCGGTGCAGGTCACCCAGGCCACCACCACGCAGGTGCGGGACCTGGAGAGCACGGCCGGCGAGGTCGGCGTGGCGGTCAAGCTGATCACCGACATCGCCGCCCAGACCAACCTTCTCGCGCTCAACGCCACGATCGAGGCGGCGCGGGCCGGGGAGGCCGGCAAGGGCTTCGCGGTCGTCGCCAACGAGGTGAAGGACCTGGCGCTGCAGACGGCCCGGGCCACCGAGGAGATCTTCGCCCGGGTGGAGGCGATCAAGAGCAGCACGGCCGCGGCCACCGACTCGATCGCCAACATCCAGACCGTGGTCGAGCAGATCGACGAGATCAGCGCCAGCATCGCCGGAGCGGTGGAGGAGCAGAGCGCGACCACGCAGGAGATGGCCCGCCTGACCGCCTCGGCCTCGCACGCCTCGGCCAACATCCACGGGTCGATCGCCTCGGTCGCGCAGGTCACCGGCCAGACCACGGCCAACGCCCAGCAGGCCCGCGGGGCCGCGAACGACCTGGGCACGATCGCGGGCCGGTTGCAGGAGCTGGTCGGGAACTTCCGGGTCTGA
- a CDS encoding helix-turn-helix transcriptional regulator, translating into MRPVGPGTIRCDEFAYGMREPAGMLVLRYRSAGVLEFGEGRQEVLHQLYFSPNGVLVGRQGGEHQFVGPNEVFWARRGVTHEVAAGPGQTVFRVCLREDPPALKKVRVGAASVGPEAAALLRALGSSGVLPARSAKARARMLAGIGETVRELPGAPVNGSGYAMRVARALTHDPGDPTGLEEWARRLHVSVKTLQRDFVKEFGLSYTQWRTRLRLLASRVLLETTPVTEVAHRVGYASTSAFIVAFTREFGVTPGRRRAS; encoded by the coding sequence GTGCGCCCCGTCGGTCCGGGAACGATCAGGTGCGACGAGTTCGCCTACGGCATGCGCGAACCCGCCGGCATGCTCGTGCTGCGCTACCGCTCGGCCGGGGTGCTGGAATTCGGTGAGGGGCGCCAGGAGGTCCTGCACCAGCTGTACTTCTCGCCGAACGGGGTGCTCGTCGGCCGACAGGGTGGCGAGCACCAGTTCGTCGGCCCGAACGAGGTGTTCTGGGCCCGTCGCGGGGTGACCCACGAGGTCGCGGCGGGCCCGGGGCAGACCGTCTTCCGGGTCTGCCTGCGTGAGGATCCGCCCGCGCTGAAAAAGGTCCGGGTGGGTGCGGCGTCGGTCGGCCCCGAGGCCGCCGCGCTGCTGCGCGCCCTCGGCTCGTCGGGCGTGCTCCCGGCCCGGTCGGCCAAGGCCCGCGCCCGGATGCTCGCCGGGATCGGCGAGACCGTGCGCGAGCTGCCCGGAGCCCCGGTCAACGGCTCGGGTTACGCGATGCGGGTCGCCCGGGCGCTCACGCACGACCCGGGTGACCCGACGGGCCTCGAGGAGTGGGCCCGGCGTCTGCACGTGAGTGTGAAGACGCTCCAGCGCGACTTCGTCAAGGAGTTCGGCCTCTCGTACACGCAGTGGCGAACCCGCCTGCGATTGCTGGCCTCTCGCGTGCTGCTGGAGACCACCCCGGTGACCGAGGTGGCCCACCGCGTCGGCTACGCCAGCACGTCCGCCTTCATCGTCGCGTTCACCCGGGAGTTCGGGGTCACGCCCGGACGTCGGCGGGCGTCGTGA
- a CDS encoding ABC transporter ATP-binding protein, translating into MQNSVLQLQDVTFRRGTAQILHGIDLTVGAGEHWALLGPNGAGKSTILRFLGAETFPTSGAVWVLGHQLGRVELAALRRRIGHVNPRHALRSALTVREVVITGITGTIELPMRWAPSAGEVERADELIDLLGLAARADHVWPTLSQGERGRTLIARALAGAPELLLLDEPATGLDLAAREQLLDTVDLLDETHPGLTSVLVTHHLEELPSSTTHAALLKDGRVVAAGAIDAVLTGEHVSDAFSHPIEVRREDGRWFARTVRP; encoded by the coding sequence GTGCAGAACTCCGTGCTCCAGCTCCAGGACGTCACCTTCCGCCGCGGCACCGCGCAGATCCTTCACGGCATCGACCTCACCGTCGGCGCGGGGGAACACTGGGCGCTGCTCGGGCCGAACGGGGCCGGCAAGTCGACGATCCTGCGGTTCCTGGGCGCGGAGACCTTTCCGACGTCCGGCGCGGTGTGGGTGCTCGGGCATCAGCTGGGCCGGGTCGAGCTGGCGGCGCTGCGCCGCCGGATCGGTCACGTGAACCCGCGTCACGCCCTGCGTTCCGCGCTCACCGTGCGGGAGGTCGTGATCACGGGAATCACCGGCACGATCGAGCTGCCGATGCGCTGGGCGCCGTCGGCGGGTGAGGTCGAACGGGCCGACGAGCTGATCGACCTGCTCGGTCTGGCGGCCCGCGCCGATCACGTCTGGCCGACCCTGTCGCAGGGCGAGCGGGGGCGCACCCTGATCGCCCGTGCGCTGGCCGGTGCCCCGGAACTGCTGCTGCTCGACGAGCCGGCGACCGGGCTCGACCTGGCCGCCCGCGAGCAGCTCCTCGACACCGTTGACCTGCTCGACGAGACCCACCCGGGCCTGACGTCCGTGCTCGTGACCCATCACCTGGAGGAGCTGCCGTCCAGCACCACCCACGCCGCCCTGCTGAAGGACGGACGGGTGGTGGCGGCCGGGGCGATCGACGCGGTGCTGACCGGCGAGCACGTGAGCGACGCGTTCAGCCACCCGATCGAGGTGAGGCGCGAGGACGGGCGCTGGTTCGCCCGCACCGTGCGGCCCTGA
- a CDS encoding serine hydrolase domain-containing protein has translation MTTAQSVPLPRSTPSQQGVSAAGISAFLDAVASRDGVEPHSLVVVKSGTVVAEGWWAPYTPQQPALVYSISKSFTATALGLAVAEGLVDLDATVLSYFPELDADVTNERARSMKVRHVAAMASGHQEETLGAAELDETGNIIRGFLRIPPDEEPGSVFAYNQPCTMALAQIVQRTSGSGLLDYLRPRLFEPLGIDDSPGQMGWITDPQGREIGYSGLHVTTEALAKVGLLYLQGGVWEGKQVLPEGWVELATQVHVGTESEDAEEAPDCALGYGFQIWRSQHGYRFDGAFAQFVIVLPEHDAVVAITSQTPINQALLDEIWAHLVPALTAGAREGDAELAERLAGLTLPVVTERGVPTFTATSFEPVDVAQVSSIYPVSGASEARAVTEVEIREGGPTGWEIVIGDGGVDVIASLAPSGWVTTGAVATQTTPGKDHDGLRIDVVFLETPHGLVLELDPAGQKFGAVWETEPLHLPPLAELRAPRA, from the coding sequence ATGACGACCGCGCAGTCCGTCCCGCTCCCCCGCAGCACGCCCTCGCAGCAGGGCGTGAGCGCCGCCGGTATCTCGGCCTTCCTCGACGCGGTGGCGAGCCGCGACGGGGTCGAGCCGCACAGCCTCGTGGTGGTGAAGAGCGGCACCGTGGTGGCCGAGGGCTGGTGGGCGCCCTACACGCCGCAGCAGCCGGCCCTGGTCTACTCGATCAGCAAGAGCTTCACGGCCACGGCCCTGGGCCTCGCGGTCGCCGAGGGCCTGGTCGATCTCGACGCCACCGTGCTCTCGTACTTCCCCGAGCTCGACGCCGACGTCACGAACGAGCGCGCCCGCTCGATGAAGGTGCGGCACGTCGCGGCGATGGCGAGCGGGCACCAGGAGGAGACGCTCGGCGCGGCCGAGCTCGACGAGACCGGCAACATCATCCGCGGTTTCCTGCGCATCCCGCCGGACGAGGAGCCCGGCTCGGTCTTCGCCTACAACCAGCCCTGCACCATGGCGCTGGCGCAGATCGTGCAGCGCACCTCCGGCTCCGGGCTGCTCGACTACCTGCGGCCGCGCCTGTTCGAGCCGCTGGGCATCGACGACTCGCCCGGGCAGATGGGCTGGATCACCGACCCGCAGGGCCGCGAGATCGGTTACTCCGGGCTGCACGTCACCACCGAGGCGCTGGCCAAGGTCGGGCTGCTGTACCTGCAGGGCGGCGTCTGGGAGGGCAAGCAGGTGCTGCCCGAGGGCTGGGTCGAGCTGGCCACCCAGGTGCACGTGGGCACCGAGAGCGAGGACGCCGAGGAGGCACCCGACTGCGCGCTGGGCTACGGCTTCCAGATCTGGCGCAGTCAGCACGGCTACCGGTTCGACGGGGCGTTCGCCCAGTTCGTCATCGTGCTGCCCGAGCACGACGCGGTGGTCGCGATCACCTCACAGACGCCGATCAACCAGGCGTTGCTCGACGAGATCTGGGCGCACCTGGTGCCCGCGCTCACCGCCGGGGCCCGCGAGGGAGACGCCGAACTGGCCGAGCGCCTGGCCGGTCTCACGCTGCCCGTGGTCACCGAGCGGGGCGTGCCCACGTTCACCGCGACGAGCTTCGAGCCGGTCGACGTGGCCCAGGTGTCGAGCATCTACCCGGTCAGCGGCGCCAGCGAGGCCCGGGCGGTCACCGAGGTGGAGATCCGCGAGGGCGGGCCGACCGGCTGGGAGATCGTGATCGGAGACGGCGGGGTCGACGTGATCGCGTCCCTCGCGCCGAGCGGCTGGGTCACCACCGGGGCCGTGGCCACGCAGACCACCCCCGGCAAGGACCACGACGGGCTCCGTATCGACGTGGTGTTCCTCGAGACCCCGCACGGCCTGGTGCTCGAGCTCGACCCGGCGGGGCAGAAGTTCGGCGCGGTCTGGGAGACCGAGCCGCTGCACCTGCCGCCGCTGGCCGAGCTGCGGGCGCCGCGGGCCTGA
- a CDS encoding Re/Si-specific NAD(P)(+) transhydrogenase subunit alpha, with product MSEAPTPLRVGVVAESAPGETRVAATPKTVEQLLALGYEVLVEAGAGTRAAFTDDAFAAAGARVSPLAQTWDADVVLKVNAPTAQEIARLHDGATLVSLIAPALNPDLLEALATRRLTVLATDAVPRISRAQSLDVLSSMANIAGYRAVIEAANHFGRFFTGQVTAAGKVPPAKVLVAGAGVAGLAAIGTASSLGAIVRATDPRPEVAEQVGSLGGTFLPITTGDASEQPSRDGYARGTSSDYDEAASRLYAEQAADVDIVITTALVPGRPAPRLLTAAHVAAMRPGSVIVDMAASQGGNVEGTRAGEVVVTGNGVTIIGYTDLAGRLPTQASQLYGTNLVNLMKLLTPAKDGSPVLDFDDVVQRSMTVVRDGDKTWPPPPVAVSVAVSVSVAVSVAPVVLAEEPQVVTRKRSSVSPYAAVAVTAALVFLLAAFSPAQIVGNLTVFALAVVIGYYVIGKVHHALHTPLMSVTNAISGIIVVGALLQIGHDDTVVTVLAALAVFLASVNIFGGFAVTRRMLSMFSKG from the coding sequence GTGTCTGAAGCACCTACCCCGCTCCGCGTCGGGGTCGTCGCCGAGTCCGCCCCCGGTGAGACGCGCGTCGCCGCCACCCCGAAGACCGTCGAGCAACTGCTCGCCCTCGGGTACGAGGTGCTGGTGGAGGCCGGTGCGGGCACCCGCGCCGCCTTCACCGACGACGCGTTCGCGGCCGCGGGCGCGCGGGTCTCACCGCTCGCGCAGACCTGGGACGCCGACGTCGTCCTCAAGGTCAACGCGCCCACCGCGCAGGAGATCGCCCGGCTGCACGACGGCGCCACGCTGGTGTCGCTCATCGCCCCGGCGCTGAACCCGGACCTGCTCGAGGCGCTGGCCACCCGGCGCCTGACCGTGCTGGCCACCGACGCGGTGCCCCGCATCAGCCGGGCCCAGTCGCTCGACGTGCTCAGCTCGATGGCCAACATCGCCGGGTACCGGGCCGTGATCGAGGCCGCGAACCACTTCGGCCGGTTCTTCACCGGCCAGGTCACGGCGGCCGGCAAGGTCCCGCCCGCCAAGGTTCTCGTGGCCGGGGCCGGGGTGGCGGGGCTGGCCGCGATCGGCACCGCCAGCAGTCTCGGCGCGATCGTGCGGGCCACCGACCCGCGTCCCGAGGTCGCGGAGCAGGTCGGTTCTCTCGGTGGCACTTTCCTTCCGATCACCACGGGGGACGCGTCGGAGCAGCCGAGCCGCGACGGTTACGCCCGCGGCACGTCGTCGGACTACGACGAGGCGGCCTCCCGGCTCTACGCCGAGCAGGCCGCCGACGTGGACATCGTCATCACGACGGCCCTGGTCCCGGGACGTCCGGCGCCGCGCCTGCTCACCGCCGCGCACGTCGCCGCGATGCGACCCGGCAGCGTGATCGTCGACATGGCGGCCTCGCAGGGCGGGAACGTCGAGGGCACCCGCGCCGGCGAGGTGGTGGTGACCGGGAACGGCGTCACGATCATCGGTTACACGGATCTGGCCGGGCGGCTGCCCACCCAGGCGTCGCAGCTGTACGGCACCAACCTCGTCAACCTGATGAAGCTGCTCACCCCGGCGAAAGACGGTTCGCCGGTGCTCGACTTCGACGACGTGGTGCAGCGCTCGATGACGGTGGTGCGCGACGGGGACAAGACCTGGCCGCCGCCTCCGGTGGCGGTGTCGGTGGCGGTGTCGGTGTCGGTGGCGGTGTCGGTGGCCCCTGTCGTCCTGGCCGAGGAGCCCCAGGTCGTGACTCGGAAGCGTTCTTCCGTGAGCCCTTACGCCGCGGTCGCGGTGACGGCGGCGCTGGTCTTCCTGCTCGCCGCCTTCTCCCCCGCCCAGATCGTCGGCAACCTCACCGTGTTCGCACTGGCGGTGGTCATCGGCTACTACGTGATCGGCAAGGTGCACCACGCCCTGCACACGCCGCTGATGTCGGTGACGAACGCGATCTCCGGCATCATCGTGGTCGGCGCCCTGCTGCAGATCGGCCACGACGACACGGTGGTCACGGTGCTCGCCGCCCTGGCCGTCTTCCTGGCCTCCGTCAACATCTTCGGCGGTTTCGCCGTGACCCGGCGCATGCTGAGCATGTTCTCGAAAGGCTGA